The following coding sequences are from one Streptomyces dengpaensis window:
- a CDS encoding nucleotidyl transferase AbiEii/AbiGii toxin family protein: MNLTDLHRRLLADVLAIGTPYPLVITGGYAVQAHGLVDRLSQDLDVATENPASIAEIVAVVSDGLATRGWSVRQIETGALSGRLIATDPQSGEECEVDVLKEAFWGPPAETEYGPVLALDDVIGTKVRALADRGAVRDLIDVHAASQHRTTADLETLGRRHARFEFSLQDLRDRLNGAEWWDDKDFTDYGLNPGQLADLRGWALAWAAELDARLYAEENPDEV; encoded by the coding sequence GTGAACCTGACCGACCTGCACCGCCGGCTCCTTGCCGACGTCCTCGCGATCGGCACCCCGTACCCCTTGGTGATCACAGGCGGTTATGCCGTCCAGGCCCACGGCCTGGTCGACCGCCTCAGCCAGGACCTCGACGTAGCCACCGAGAATCCCGCCTCGATCGCCGAGATCGTCGCCGTGGTCAGCGACGGCCTCGCCACCCGTGGCTGGAGCGTCCGCCAGATCGAGACGGGCGCCCTCTCCGGTCGTCTCATCGCAACCGACCCGCAATCCGGGGAGGAATGCGAGGTGGACGTCCTCAAAGAGGCATTCTGGGGTCCGCCCGCGGAGACCGAGTACGGACCGGTGCTGGCCCTCGACGACGTGATCGGCACCAAGGTCCGCGCGCTCGCGGACCGCGGCGCGGTCCGCGACCTCATTGACGTCCACGCCGCCTCCCAGCACCGCACCACCGCCGACCTCGAAACGCTCGGCCGCCGCCACGCACGCTTCGAGTTCAGCCTCCAGGACCTGCGCGACCGCCTCAACGGTGCCGAATGGTGGGACGACAAGGACTTCACCGACTACGGCCTCAATCCCGGGCAACTGGCCGACCTGCGCGGCTGGGCCCTCGCCTGGGCGGCCGAGCTTGACGCCCGCCTGTATGCCGAGGAGAACCCGGACGAGGTCTGA
- a CDS encoding CHAT domain-containing tetratricopeptide repeat protein, producing the protein MATRLVVDLDEGGLRRWPLDAEALEDLRWYLEDYLIAPYGVYEDRGARIAARLPGWGGDVFEAVLPLGPARDAYARGRDGGELELVLRSSSPDLLGLPWELMADPSSAAPLALEAGGLSRSLATVSDDAATISVARGRLRVLMVICRPAGSRDVGYRMIARPLLERLETVRGTVELVVLRPPTLDALRAELAAAIDAGTPYQVVHFDGHGVFLGAGTGSGGEGALVFEGTRGGPQYVPARTIAAALRDGQVPVAVLNACQSGAVGKELEAAIATRLLAQGVASVVAMAYSVYSVAAAEFMTAFYERLFAGGTVASAVSAGRRQMARRSGRPSPKGFLPLADWLVPVHYVRREVSFPRAVVARTPGAPALAEALTAVAETAHDPGLGPLDPAGGVFVGRDALFYDLEEAARQGKVIVLAGPGGTGKTEVAKAFGRWWSDTGGVERPDWVFWHSFEPGLASFGLDSVVTEIGLRLHGTEFAALTVEQRRGVVLEALASRKMLLIWDDFESVQSLAGQAPGLDDAGRELLRWFVQAVQAHASSVLLITSRTPEDWLGEVHRITVGGLAGHEAMEYADVLLADHPEAAERRAGREFSELMEWLQGNPLALRLVLPGLARDEPAELLSQLRGRMPPSTEDGRASVLAAGIEYSYRHLSESGHRLLPVISLLGGVADAAVLGGFSTGEAVSGELNNVPARFSGARKEDWMMVLDEAAGVGLLTGLGSGLYRIHPALPGYLTARWREEEPNRYDAARDAADRALAYTYASWGFFMDDQIKSGRAGVSFEVIGLKRRTLLTFLGNAVDAGWWECAQGIAQPLWEYWKSAGLDNEAELWADRLRRATEGSTSAEPPVASPAGRLWLFALGVLGELELLHQRLDQAAGHYRRMAAAVEPDTTLVPELQKFYLANIYHGMGQVEQDRHRLREAQNWFRQSLPLSQELDLKPQMAATFLHLGTIAQLKKQFPAAEDWYGRASALSQELGNEQLVLGTHHQSAQLAQERGQLIVAEQRFRDVLALARDLADIRVISNSLHQLGMIAQFQGRFAVAQEWFRQALAISEELGDRPGIARTYSQLAVLADMQGDPQEALAWTVRAVTQFDEFPHPTMPTLPHNLFVIAGRVGMPALERCWQDVTGNPLPPEVRTYVRPAVVGAKVRRFLRIKAPADRPSPLPPSD; encoded by the coding sequence ATGGCGACGCGGCTGGTTGTTGATCTCGATGAGGGTGGCCTGCGCAGGTGGCCGCTCGACGCGGAGGCGCTTGAGGATCTCCGGTGGTATTTGGAGGACTACCTCATTGCTCCCTACGGCGTGTATGAGGACCGAGGCGCGCGCATCGCGGCGAGGCTCCCCGGCTGGGGCGGCGACGTCTTCGAGGCGGTGCTGCCTCTCGGACCCGCACGCGACGCCTACGCGCGGGGACGGGACGGCGGAGAGCTCGAGCTGGTCCTCCGCTCCTCGTCCCCTGACCTGCTCGGGCTGCCGTGGGAGCTGATGGCCGATCCCTCGTCTGCGGCGCCACTCGCCCTGGAGGCGGGAGGACTGAGCCGATCGCTGGCGACCGTGTCCGACGACGCCGCGACGATCTCGGTGGCCCGGGGACGGCTACGGGTGCTGATGGTGATCTGCCGGCCCGCCGGGAGCCGCGACGTCGGCTATCGGATGATCGCGCGGCCGCTTCTCGAGCGTCTGGAGACGGTTCGGGGAACCGTGGAGCTGGTGGTTCTGAGGCCCCCCACCCTCGACGCGCTCCGCGCTGAGCTGGCGGCCGCGATCGACGCGGGAACGCCCTACCAGGTGGTCCATTTCGATGGGCACGGAGTGTTCCTCGGCGCGGGTACCGGCAGCGGGGGAGAAGGGGCCCTGGTCTTCGAGGGGACGCGCGGCGGCCCACAGTATGTGCCGGCCCGGACGATCGCCGCGGCGCTGCGGGACGGTCAGGTGCCGGTCGCGGTGCTGAACGCCTGCCAGTCTGGAGCGGTCGGCAAGGAGCTGGAGGCCGCGATCGCGACCCGGCTGCTCGCTCAGGGCGTGGCCTCCGTCGTCGCCATGGCCTACAGCGTGTACTCGGTGGCGGCTGCGGAGTTCATGACTGCGTTCTACGAGCGGTTGTTCGCGGGCGGGACGGTGGCCTCGGCGGTCTCGGCGGGCCGGCGGCAGATGGCCCGCCGATCCGGGCGTCCGAGCCCGAAGGGCTTTCTGCCCTTGGCGGACTGGCTGGTCCCGGTCCACTATGTCCGACGGGAGGTGAGCTTCCCGCGAGCGGTGGTGGCCCGCACCCCTGGCGCGCCGGCGCTGGCCGAGGCCCTCACGGCCGTCGCCGAGACCGCGCACGATCCCGGGCTCGGCCCGCTGGATCCGGCCGGCGGCGTCTTCGTCGGCCGCGATGCGCTCTTCTACGACTTGGAGGAGGCAGCCCGCCAGGGCAAGGTCATCGTCTTGGCGGGCCCCGGCGGGACCGGCAAGACGGAGGTCGCGAAGGCGTTCGGCCGGTGGTGGAGTGACACCGGCGGGGTGGAACGGCCGGACTGGGTGTTCTGGCACTCCTTCGAACCCGGTCTCGCCTCCTTCGGACTGGACAGCGTCGTCACCGAGATCGGCCTGCGCCTCCACGGCACGGAGTTCGCGGCGCTGACCGTCGAGCAGAGGCGCGGGGTCGTGCTGGAGGCGTTGGCGTCCCGGAAGATGCTCCTGATCTGGGACGACTTCGAGTCCGTCCAGTCTCTCGCCGGTCAGGCTCCGGGCCTGGACGATGCCGGGCGCGAGCTGCTGCGCTGGTTCGTCCAGGCCGTCCAGGCACATGCGTCCAGCGTGCTTCTCATCACCAGCCGGACGCCGGAGGACTGGCTGGGCGAGGTCCACAGGATCACCGTCGGGGGGCTGGCCGGCCACGAGGCGATGGAGTACGCCGACGTCCTGCTGGCCGACCATCCTGAGGCGGCCGAGCGGCGGGCGGGCCGAGAGTTCAGCGAGCTGATGGAGTGGCTGCAGGGGAACCCGCTCGCTCTGCGGCTGGTGCTGCCGGGACTCGCCCGGGACGAGCCCGCGGAGCTTCTCTCGCAGCTGCGCGGACGTATGCCCCCGAGCACGGAGGACGGCCGCGCGAGCGTGCTGGCGGCCGGCATTGAGTACTCCTATCGGCACCTGAGCGAGTCCGGTCACCGGTTGCTCCCGGTCATCTCTCTGTTGGGCGGAGTGGCGGACGCCGCGGTGCTGGGCGGCTTCTCCACGGGCGAGGCCGTATCCGGTGAGCTGAACAATGTCCCCGCGCGGTTCTCCGGCGCGCGGAAGGAAGACTGGATGATGGTCCTCGACGAGGCCGCTGGAGTCGGGCTGCTGACGGGTCTCGGCAGCGGCCTTTACCGGATTCACCCCGCGCTGCCCGGCTATCTCACCGCGCGATGGCGGGAGGAGGAGCCCAATCGGTACGACGCCGCCCGGGACGCTGCGGACCGGGCGTTGGCATACACCTACGCCAGCTGGGGCTTCTTCATGGACGACCAGATCAAGTCGGGTCGCGCCGGCGTCTCCTTCGAGGTCATCGGGCTGAAACGCCGGACCCTGCTGACATTCCTCGGCAATGCCGTGGACGCTGGCTGGTGGGAGTGCGCGCAGGGGATCGCCCAGCCGTTGTGGGAATACTGGAAGAGCGCTGGCCTCGACAACGAAGCAGAGCTCTGGGCCGATAGGCTGCGGCGTGCGACCGAGGGGTCGACGTCGGCGGAACCGCCCGTTGCCTCGCCGGCCGGGCGCCTTTGGCTGTTCGCCCTCGGCGTGTTGGGCGAGCTGGAGCTCCTGCACCAACGTCTGGACCAGGCTGCGGGCCACTACCGTCGGATGGCCGCGGCCGTCGAGCCGGACACGACCCTCGTTCCAGAGCTTCAGAAGTTCTATCTCGCGAACATCTACCACGGAATGGGTCAGGTCGAGCAGGACAGGCACCGGCTGCGCGAGGCGCAGAACTGGTTCCGACAGTCCCTGCCCCTCAGCCAGGAGCTCGACCTCAAACCCCAGATGGCCGCCACATTTCTCCATCTCGGCACCATCGCGCAGCTGAAGAAGCAGTTCCCGGCGGCGGAGGACTGGTACGGGAGGGCTTCGGCGCTCAGCCAGGAGCTCGGCAACGAGCAGTTGGTGCTCGGCACCCACCATCAGTCGGCCCAGCTCGCCCAGGAGCGAGGGCAGCTGATTGTGGCCGAACAGCGATTCCGTGACGTGCTGGCCCTTGCCCGCGATCTCGCCGACATCCGCGTCATCTCCAACAGCCTCCACCAGCTGGGAATGATCGCCCAGTTCCAGGGGCGCTTCGCGGTCGCCCAAGAGTGGTTCCGCCAGGCCCTGGCCATCAGCGAGGAACTCGGGGACCGGCCCGGCATCGCGCGCACCTACAGCCAGCTCGCGGTGCTCGCCGACATGCAGGGCGATCCGCAGGAGGCGCTGGCCTGGACGGTGCGCGCCGTGACCCAGTTCGACGAGTTCCCTCATCCAACCATGCCGACCCTGCCCCACAACCTCTTCGTAATCGCCGGCCGCGTGGGTATGCCCGCTCTCGAACGGTGCTGGCAGGACGTCACGGGCAACCCCCTGCCCCCCGAAGTCCGCACTTACGTCCGCCCCGCCGTGGTCGGCGCCAAGGTCCGCAGATTCCTTCGTATCAAGGCCCCAGCCGACCGCCCCTCACCTCTGCCACCCTCCGATTAG